The window ACATGATACAtaggattttcttttaataattttttttttttgccacaccaaatggcatatggaatctaatTCCctgttcagggatcaaacctgcaccccccgCACTGGAAACACAgaaacttaaccactggacaaccagggaagtcctggaattgGTTTTCAAAGTCCAAATTTAGGTGGAGCTATTTACAAAGGCATATCAATTATGAAGGTTTAAACTGCAAGGAACAAAACTCAGACACAacgttttttaaataataatggaaTTCATCAATTCTCCTTATAAAGATTCCAGAAACACAGTGGTCTTAagttcttcctccttttcctctctcccatTCTCAGTTTTGGCCTCATTTTTGAGTTGGTAACACAATGGATGCAGCAGTTctaaatactgtgtgtgtgtatgtgtgtgtgtgtgtgtgtggtaagtcgcttgagttatgtccagctcttcgcaaccctatggactgcaacctgccaggctcctctgttcatgggattctccaggccagattactggagtgggttgccatgcctttcttcgaggtatcttcctgacccagggatcgaacctgtgtctcttgcatctcctgaattggcaggcaggttctttaccactaacttcacctgtgaagccctaaATATCATACAAGAGAGCAAAAGTTGCCAAGGAGGGGACCGTCCCTCTGGTTCTCTCTTAAGGGTGAGGgaattttataaaaggcagaagtTTGACCTTCTCTTTTGCCTCATGGGCCACAGGATTGATTTCTGAATCAGTCAATGGTAGAATACTTGGAACAAAACTGGTTAGACTAAGGGGAGACCTTGATTATGCTACACAACCCCCACAAACATAGTCTTGTTTCCCTGCTATGTTTCAGGCTGAGTACATACAAACCCAGAACCAGTAAAGCAAGATCAAGTCATTTGCTCTTTACTTGAGCATCACCTCTGAGTGTGCTTTCAACTGCTAAGGCACTTATATTCAGTCCAGTCTCAGTTCCCTAAAACTGACTCTAaggtttttcctttccttgttttgCCCTCCAGATATTTTAACTATTTCCCCTATATTGcattataaataacttttttatatGTTTCcatcaaaataaattctttatacCACTTAAAATTTAACTTTGTGGTGCCAAAGcatctgcttgtgtgtgtgtgtgtgtgtgtgtgtgtgtgtgtgtgatttcccCACAAATAGATGGTCTGAATGAAGATTTCTTTGACTTGAAGGAATATTTTGACCTAGGCAGATGATAGTATAAATACTATTCTTCACTCTAATTTTCCAGCCTTCTTTAAAACAACTGGAGTTCAAAGCTGTCATGTAAATCTACAACCTCAGAATCCAATCCTTCCCGGTAAAGGCCTTACCTGCCTAAAATTCACTTCCATTACTTGGGTTACAGAAAATGATTTTAGAAGTAATGGCACAGACATTTAAACTacttcctgccttcatctttcttttAGAATGAAGATATCAAAATACCATATTTCTACCTAAAACTTCCATTCACAACTTCAATATCAATATTTCTTGATATTAATTAtcaagattaaaattttaattaatcttaTTTTCACATCaagatattttgatatttattatcaagattaatattttaattactctTCTTTTGATATCAAGATTTCTTTGTtatcctaaaagatgactttTAGCGTTAGCTTCCCCTCATTTTTAGAACTTAAATTATAAAACACCATCAATGATAATTGCTAGTTTTCTTCCCACTCTGCAATTACTCTTAATTAACAGCAATGATACCTTACGCCTCACTCCAATCAACGGTAGACATTTCAGTTACATTAAGTAGTATCAATTTATCAGCCCTGCAAGGAAGGGAGGGGTGCATATTCTTATAATGAAGAGATTACTCTGGCACTGTGACTTGTCCAAATAAAAAGCAGCTGAGGTAGAGCAAGCAAGGATGTCCCTGTATCAAGTACGAAAACATCTCAGTCAGGTGTTCATTAGACATTTGTTGGGTTATTTCTTTGGAGTTGACTCAGCATTCATAGTTCAAAATGCTGATCTCTATTGAAAATTGTCTCCATTTCACAATATTTATCAGATGACTCTCAGGTTATCAATCTGTTTATTGGAAGCTATAATCATTGACTTAAATTCAACTTAACATGTTAattttctgtgtctttatttgaaagtaaataaaatgagtcAACACTGGTGCCTAGAATCTTTGGTCTTGCTGCTCCCCATTGGCCATTTCAGAAGAGTCACATGATGAAGATGTCTTTTAAATTAAGATTCTGGTAGCAGTGTGTTGCTTAAGTTTCTTTGGATTTTGGTTGTGAGCACCTCTTCTCTGCAAGCTTTCCATCATGATTGAGCCCTTCTTGGGAACCTGGAAACTGGTCTCCAGTGAAAACTTTGATGAATATATGAAAGAACTGGGTGAGAAATAGCTTTCCAAGATTTGGAAACTGGCAATGCTTTTTGTGATGTGGTTGGGTTTGCACTTTACAATGAATTTTCCTACAATTATCTTGTTCATTTGGGATCTTAGGGTATATTCATGGGGTTAACAAAGTTTATGTATCTACATTTACTCTTTTATTACTAGTAATAATTACCTCTTTCTGCAATACTAGGCTCACAGATACGTCCTTCTAatttattatctatatttttaGACCATATATCCTTTTTGAAAATACTTCATCCTACCCTCataatagagtttttttttatcttgGTAATTTCATTTAATAGCTTTTTCCAGCTCCACATTTTAGATAGCAATACCTatctataattaaatttattaactATATTCGTTTCAAGGTTTACTTTAAGTTATAACTTCAAAAGAGTAATAACAACAAGCAAAATTTCTAGTGGGTTAATTTTTAGAGTTCTGATACACATGGGAGATTTTTAAAACCTTATTTTGAAGAGTTTCAAATGTTTTGTTGAAATAGAACAcatagaaatagaatatttttactCATGGAATTTCCCACCATTGGACATCTCACAGAATTGTAAGTTCTGCCTACTTTAGCTCTTATTCAAgttgaaatgaatataatttacAATAGCTCAGATAACTAATAATAACTAAACTATTCTTTACTAATGCTAGAAGAATagtaattttttaacatttaattaagcaattttAAACATATACGAGAGACCTCCCTTTtaataaaaaactatatataaaggTTTTTTGCTTTTACGTAGTCAGAGGCTTCCCATCTGCCCATAATATGAATATGAAATTGATTTCTATATCAATATTAAGAGATGGGAGTCAGCCCTTCTGCTCAACTATTGCAGGAGACAAGTTCAACAATGGACAATTCCCAACGTGAATAGCAGGGCCAGGCTCTCAGCCAAATTGTCTaatttgcctcagttcagttcagttcagttcagtcgctcagtcatgtccgactctttgcgaccccatgaatcgcagcaagccaggcctccctgtccatcaccaacttccggagttcactcagactcacgtccatcgagtcagtgatgccatccagccatctcatcctctctcgtccccttctcctcctgcccctaatccctcccagcatcagagtcttttccaacgagtcaactcttcgcatgaagtggccaaagtactggagtttcagctttagtatcattccttccaaagaaatcccagggctgatctccttcagaatggactggttggatctccttgcagtccaagggactctcaagagtcttctccaacaccacagttcaaaagcatcagcttttggctcttcggcactcagctttcttcacagtccaactctcacatccatacatgaccactggaaaaaccatagccttgactagacggacctttgctggcaaactaatgtctctgcttttcaatatgctatctaggttggtcataacttttcttccaaggagtaagcatcttttaatttcatggtattCAGCCAGATCTGAATTGTACCTACAAATAAGAGAAGCCTGCACTTTATAAGTCATATTCTTTTAGAGTAGATTAgatactttgaaatttttttttgttgttttttttttaaggaaaaaaaagcgTGCTAAAGTTTATGGACAATTAGAAAACTTGTGTTTAAATTTCAGTTCTGCTAATTACCAAGGAAATCATCTAGAATAAGCCTTTCTACCTCTCTGGGAGTCAGTatactcatctctaaaatgagggtaataataCCCTATGCTACTGAAATATTGTTGTTGAAACATTTCATGAGGTAAAGCCCAAGCATACGATTGAAAGGCACCACACAAGTATAGATTTTAGATGAAGTGTAAGAGTCTCAGTGATTTTAGATGAAGCACAATAGTCTCAGAAAGTGAACTTAGCTTTCAAAATGTCAAGCATAATTACTAGACATGTCCTCTGATTGGGAGGTTTGGCTCAACCAGCTGATATAGAGAGCACTAAAGAAAACATGGCATACTATCCAAAATGTCAATGGGGAGAGGATGCGTTCTTTTTGAATTGCTTTCCAAAATGATTGCTAGCACTCCTTCCTAAACTTCTTAAGAAGGCATGTTGTTTCCTCTACTCATTGAGTTTTCTTCTCACTCATTCCCACAGGAGTGAGTGTTGCAGTCCAGAACCTTGCAGGATCAGCAAAGCCAAGAATCATTATTAGTGCCGACAGGGATAAGATTAGCATCAAAACTGAAAGTTCTTTCAAGAACTCTGAGATCTCCTTCAAGctggggaaagaatttgatgAAACCACCATAGATAACCGGAAAGTGAAGGTAAGAACTAAATCTTCCTGCTTCATAATCAGGAAAAATCTAGAAGGCAGTTAGGCATAGTTCGTTCTAATTCACCCAGTCAGTTTGAGTTTGTTAATTAATAGAGCACATCTCTAAAGTTAATTCTTTGGCAAATGATTTAGGGCCCAAAAACTCAACGTGTTTTCACTGCTTCTCTGATCTCTCTTTgtcatttcttgtttgtttttaatgttattt of the Bubalus bubalis isolate 160015118507 breed Murrah chromosome 15, NDDB_SH_1, whole genome shotgun sequence genome contains:
- the LOC102410109 gene encoding fatty acid-binding protein 9 — encoded protein: MIEPFLGTWKLVSSENFDEYMKELGVSVAVQNLAGSAKPRIIISADRDKISIKTESSFKNSEISFKLGKEFDETTIDNRKVKSIITLDGGSMIHVQKWLGKQTTIKRKIVDGKMLVEYIMNNVVSTAVYEKV